In one window of Miscanthus floridulus cultivar M001 chromosome 12, ASM1932011v1, whole genome shotgun sequence DNA:
- the LOC136495303 gene encoding probable transcription repressor OFP9 has product MQLFSARSKQEHKAGGGGKCHVVSGTTRHSKGGGKCRALCCGASRLSVSSSASCSSADAAPEPPLPLPRPTQPRGLSRLAHGMVQARLQSMIDAATEAGRRPPAARRPDAELAERLSRGLPRAWACGGGGCYEKGVREQAAATRRTTCVVLLAEDRRTHDPREEFRRSIAEVIAAKRMAEPAELRALLNCYVSVNAREHRAAILQAFHEVCSALFSCKQLG; this is encoded by the coding sequence ATGCAGCTTTTCTCTGCCCGGAGCAAGCAGGAGCACAAGGCCGGCGGAGGCGGCAAGTGCCATGTCGTGTCGGGGACGACGCGGCACAGCAAGGGGGGTGGCAAGTGCCGCGCGCTGTGCTGCGGCGCGTCCCGGCTCAGCGTGTCCTCGTCGGCGTCGTGCTCGTCCGCCGACGCGGCGCCGGAGCCGCCGCTTCCCCTGCCGCGGCCGACACAGCCGCGCGGCCTGTCCAGGCTCGCGCACGGGATGGTGCAGGCTCGGCTGCAGTCCATGATCGACGCAGCCACCGAGGCCGGTCGTCGGCCGCCGGCTGCGCGCCGCCCGGATGCTGAGCTCGCCGAGCGGCTTAGCCGCGGCCTCCCGCGGGCGTgggcctgcggcggcggcggctgctacgAGAAGGGCGTCCGGGAGCAGGCGGCGGCCACCAGGCGGACGACGTGCGTCGTGCTGCTCGCGGAGGACCGGAGGACGCACGACCCGCGGGAGGAGTTCCGGCGGTCCATCGCGGAGGTGATCGCGGCGAAGCGGATGGCCGAGCccgcggagctgcgggcgctgcTCAACTGCTACGTCTCGGTGAACGCGCGCGAGCACCGCGCCGCCATCCTCCAGGCCTTCCACGAGGTTTGCTCGGCCCTCTTCTCTTGCAAGCAGCTGGGTTGA